One region of Streptomyces davaonensis JCM 4913 genomic DNA includes:
- a CDS encoding helix-turn-helix transcriptional regulator produces the protein MEFALLHPDPDDASWLRPVAPSVALAQRLSPIEHEITQRRRLSIELAEAFEPFMTLSAQAPATTHSITVLEGIDRINAALDLATAQCTTEMLTVQPMRRRPEHTLAQGLERDRPLIERGCRIRTLYQHTARYSPETLAYVAQFASGKVEYRTIDELVERLIICDETVAFIPTRDDGTVALELRHPGMVRYLIKVFEFMWGRAVPLSTGAPYETDTDGITEIQHSIAKLLVEGHVDEAIARRLGMNVRTCRAHIAKLATALGSGSRAQLGFLIAQSGILKPDHPMSRGEGHP, from the coding sequence ATGGAGTTCGCCCTGCTTCACCCCGACCCGGATGACGCGAGCTGGCTGCGCCCGGTCGCCCCGTCGGTCGCGTTGGCTCAGCGCCTCAGCCCGATCGAGCACGAGATCACCCAACGGCGGCGGTTGTCGATCGAACTCGCCGAAGCATTCGAGCCGTTCATGACGCTCAGCGCGCAGGCACCGGCCACCACCCACTCGATCACCGTGCTGGAAGGCATCGACCGGATCAACGCGGCACTCGATCTGGCCACGGCCCAGTGCACGACCGAGATGCTCACGGTCCAGCCGATGCGCCGGCGGCCCGAACACACCCTCGCTCAGGGGCTGGAACGCGACCGGCCACTGATCGAACGCGGCTGCCGCATCCGGACCCTCTACCAGCACACGGCTCGCTACAGCCCCGAGACACTGGCCTACGTCGCCCAGTTCGCCAGCGGCAAAGTGGAGTACCGCACCATCGACGAACTCGTCGAGCGGCTGATCATCTGCGACGAGACCGTCGCCTTCATCCCCACCCGGGACGACGGCACGGTCGCCCTCGAACTCCGCCACCCCGGCATGGTCCGCTACCTGATCAAGGTCTTCGAGTTCATGTGGGGCCGTGCGGTGCCACTGAGCACAGGCGCCCCGTACGAGACCGACACGGACGGCATCACGGAGATCCAGCACTCCATAGCCAAGCTCCTCGTCGAAGGACACGTCGACGAGGCCATCGCCCGCCGCCTGGGTATGAACGTACGCACCTGCCGAGCCCACATAGCCAAGCTCGCGACCGCACTCGGCAGCGGAAGCCGCGCCCAACTCGGCTTCCTCATCGCCCAGTCGGGGATCCTCAAGCCCGACCACCCGATGTCGAGAGGTGAGGGCCACCCGTGA